A portion of the Drosophila sechellia strain sech25 chromosome 2R, ASM438219v1, whole genome shotgun sequence genome contains these proteins:
- the LOC6608685 gene encoding uncharacterized protein LOC6608685 isoform X3, which translates to MNKNAGDGSDGKNSNKNSNAGGGGGAGGPHDPTGLLDAASLFAYWGRDPTGAAAAAASNPLFNSQFNAAAAAGLGLLPQAGGATANDRYSMAAAAAAAAGAHHHQNTMAVAASQAASLAGLHPASWWSMAQLAAQDYFSRLQASGLSPFPHPDLAAAFGPAGMGMGGGAGGAGAGGGGAGVLGQGGGGNVGSGNGGGGSSSGSSGSKSNKSRKEKRAAQQQQQQQQSLANSLNAAAAAAAAAAANNPAAALASMHGFGVGVPGTSIPSVSTGSGSISTNSGGHGSYKSTASAYGKPSTMTSSSMANNPGSAYDPVTLHKELLAMQAVAAAASGSGSSGSSGKKSGGGGSSSSSMHGLGMGIGGGGGMMPSGKASTSVSASNSSLGGMHPSLTSSNPLMSPHAGLGSSSSSSSKDRDKNNPSLNALNSLSQFGALGMTPQQSMQAAMNAFAASTGVSPSATVTSSPHHSSQQQQQMGGNSSTSGSGKSSSKDYMMGTGSEHPSLLGVRLPPDTEIIKYTSSIVGPKIPGTTSRGRKKTISETEQQTTQQQQKQQHQAEQHLLQQQQQAQKELDSTKNAISSLLAFPGLSPAKRARLEMEYAAMAAAAQQQHQQAQQQHQAQQQLHGMLGAAGIPGMAGLVGLPGMSGNPLDQLTVSKASSSTAPTTSTSSSSAGSNLLNQSNSDRVEVIKLPPTITSNGAYNLSSKGKEVHDLTTDMAPTSGGVNLSLKSNASSSALTPSGAVGSASNPITIDDFDAPLNLSMKPSDKSNSSSSNAAAGGSSSSSAALVNLASDYQAASSGQSGNSLQSLSSITAALGGTGGMPGGSISGSGGTSPAPAGAGSGATGGGSASGGSGGGSSSYKEGRPRNLGRGVSKPKKNTVASLLAQSRAVGLKPMLATQQLLQQGADIEKIRLALSEANAHMETSTDSESVAAESGLSESESEDANILNVAELRVPLELGWKRETVIRGLTKQGQIRGEVTYYAPGSTTPLKSNGQVFAILEQQPSNLSRENFSFSARAIVGSFLQPAPPPYANDGEYIRMTDEDVAKRLEDLKVFTRQTLNVEQRIEIAKQQQAMRDAKKLQKEELARNKEKARQEKNSKLEQQRKDKELKNQQAVEELQKQKEMLLAAEMERERRRQHMSLIRMLELRRKFEDREKKKHQLVLDRLLLRERRMAERKRDAEILQLIRRPNEDSEMPQELVIPELDRIAGNRLPGQAMADLLMVFEFLHNFGETLGFDMESLPSLQNLHDALMSDSNADAEEELLSVMTHLLVCAIEDPGVPNPGRHTTLLGQSLRNADITNSNVSEILRIYLYATATGEVRQMHGITVDRERERRVPDHHQLDSDTTTHSHSVKNQEYYKLLHENDTWKLSQSLKDRPFVALNPTRKAQMLAHLCNDLLMNKAVLRQIDGSLETCAQMRKEKYMTDMKVRKYKALHMRKARIEAYERAQAEREAAMQALMAQQKLDAERLKAEEEAKAAAAEEAAAAVGTDGEATKSGSPNGEKPENDDQNEEGVAKEPQQQQPMEVDGVVDEESLVSPAKTIIQADNSLTPSKQDMPTPTYQINGSSTPTTSGVTGGDMNALLQAKKSGARNSINDEHHHDVSIIDDDLSDLDSEITNVEEDEDNRLSADELQKKLDKIVRASLNCKEALEKSTNQLRAACFGQDRFWRRYWKLPKAGGIFIEALESAQNDICGYHEALEAMDDKKDANEEKENSENEKDVAVESSEQPMEVDESITKLEDGVLAPDVEMPETNQQNAHQDEEDDDDDVTEINKVEPEIVDLGDDDDDAAPPLPKIEPPRPEIKVKSEMELMGPPPTTMISTKTDFEAEIKIPAMPGILMPPTLNNNNTNNNNNNNGSDNCDKLETGLGLGQQQQNFSQSVIKTEDVKKEDDCIIVSTSSVDDTPKWFSIVRREVPLISELPAEEGGVVGQELQISYANQNCSAQLQLQGHPWDLINNMQYYSIPMDECKVDTSKLGNECIFSLSGLDEKQMLAKVEEYKAHKVESKNGLGSPHRHHETKDDEEQAKLKLDKEIDNEMETDADELAGKEKFFRLRSDAPPDTGGGASEGTDVKPKIELRLDEALSQAYYHNIANMSLSSVQTYIPIDIPLPLSMTPDEHRLLEQVKLSGFPERVHGVYVPRRQRYGWWQLDDEQKLRQLLKTLNPSGLRERELQENLQRFLGLEQPLGVNYKLKSDIDFPEEFLMPDKKGDWNPKVAKRVELALIEQLESLEDKVASASMQLKNWQLPNRVESELTLDSQEDVTEEDFVSIIPMIRERIIDLEANIERRYLKPPLGSQTGDAHLAVIAQNQHTTTQTQNSASAAAYLLQMQQQQQQQQLAQQQQQQGSGAGNSMNPSSFNERTMALAAAAAGTGPGNATGGANSAVVAGATPCESGSGEPNSGNVSPASNCDSDRDEKVEQIPKGLVQWRDAVSRSHTTAQLAMALYVLESCVAWDKSIMKAYATKNKSSKKKSSAKKQSTPSKKQQQKKNKKEQQLTPNGKESKSAINKPENKAPLSIKINLKALAQNGQCLLKTKTPPILTKSPTASPSSHPNTSDSDTDFGKRTKKKSGGKRRRSANNTNSSKYSNSLQNCQFCTSGENEDKLLLCDGCDKGYHTYCFKPKMDNIPDGDWYCYECVNKATNERKCIVCGGHRPSPVGKMIYCDLCPRAYHADCYIPPLLKVPRGKWYCHGCISRAPPPKKRSAGGTSGSSSKSRRDRDRESGGSAKRRSDNSKTPAMEHMQQQQMPLAGGDSHHHHHQQPPSLNSSHDESMNSLPAAPLSPAHSVVSATTYDDQHHANNSVDGSSRFHAHLIPPSNNGTAALLEDVPGGANVMPGGYPVYTPVAAGNFSTGLINPAPVPPAMPFANVVAMSPRAVTPTRTRTPTPTPAPTPPPPPPTPLLMQASPTATALHVNACQSPPQQQHAQLMTMPSPPAIGVGTATNQMSPPPINIHAIQEAKEKLKQEKKEKHATKKLMKELAVCKTLLGEMELHEDSWPFLLPVNTKQFPTYRKIIKIPMDLSTIKKKLQDLSYKTREDFCVDVRQIFDNCEMFNEDDSPVGKAGHGMRKFFESRWGELTDKHS; encoded by the exons ATGAACAAAAATGCCGGCGATGGCAGCGATGGCAAAAACTCAAATAAAAACTCGAATGCAGGAGGGGGTGGTGGAGCCGGGGGGCCGCACGACCCCACCGGCCTTTTAGATGCAGCCTCCCTGTTTG CTTATTGGGGACGTGATCCCACTGGAGCAGCGGCTGCAGCAGCCTCAAATCCGCTCTTCAACTCGCAGTTCaatgccgccgctgctgccggaTTGGGTTTATTGCCACAAGCCGGAGGCGCCACTGCCAATGACCGTTATTCcatggcagcagcagcggcggctgcGGCGGGAGCCCATCACCACCAGAACACGATGGCAGTGGCCGCTTCCCAGGCCGCCAGTTTGGCCGGTTTGCATCCAGCAA GCTGGTGGTCAATGGCCCAGTTAGCTGCCCAGGATTACTTCAGTCGCCTGCAAGCCTCGGGTCTTTCCCCCTTTCCACATCCCGATCTGGCGGCTGCCTTTGGACCAGCTGGGATGGGAATGGGCGGCGGTGCTGGTGGAGCGGGTGCTGGAGGTGGTGGAGCAGGTGTACTCGGCCAGGGCGGCGGTGGAAATGTCGGAAGTGGCAACGGTGGTGGTGGATCCTCATCGGGCTCTTCCGGCAGCAAGTCAAACAAGTCGCGCAAGGAGAAGCGAgccgcccagcagcaacaacagcaacagcaaagtCTGGCCAACAGTCTAAATGCGGCAgctgcggcggcagcagcagcagcagccaatAATCCAGCAGCCGCGCTGGCCAGCATGCATGGTTTTGGTGTAGGAGTTCCGGGCACGAGCATTCCGTCGGTGAGCACAGGTAGCGGATCAATATCCACAAATAGTGGAGGTCATGGAAGTTACAAG AGCACGGCCAGCGCTTATGGTAAGCCCTCGACTATGACGAGCAGCAGCATGGCTAATAATCCGGGCTCTGCCTACGATCCGGTGACCCTGCACAAGGAGCTGCTGGCCATGCAGGCCGTGGCAGCCGCTGCTTCCGGCTCAGGATCAAGCGGTTCCTCAGGCAAGAAGTCCGGTGGGGGTggctcctcatcctcctcgaTGCACGGCCTTGGAATGGGaatcggcggcggcggtggcatGATGCCCAGTGGCAAAGCTTCGACCAGTGTGAGCGCAAGCAACTCATCATTGGGAGGAATGCATCCCAGTTTAACTAGCAGCAATCCGCTGATGTCGCCCCATGCGGGCTTGGGCTCCTCGTCTTCATCATCGAGCAAGGATCGTGACAAAAACAATCCCTCGCTCAACGCTCTTAACTCGCTGTCACAGTTTGGAGCGCTGGGAATGACGCCACAGCAGAGCATGCAGGCGGCTATGAATGCTTTTGCAGCCAGCACAGGTGTGTCGCCATCCGCCACGGTAACGTCCTCGCCGCATCACTCttcccagcagcaacagcaaatggGAGGCAACAGTTCGACGTCGGGATCGGGCAAGTCCAGTTCCAAGGATTACATGATGGG TACTGGAAGTGAGCACCCATCTCTGCTCGGAGTTCGTTTACCACCGGACACGGAGATAATCAAGTACACGTCCTCGATTGTGGGACCCAAGATTCCTGGTACTACCTCGCGCGGTCGCAAAAAGACTATTTCCGAAACAGAACAGCAaacaacacaacaacaacagaaacaacaacaccaaGCAGAACAACACCTActccaacaacagcaacaagcaCAAAAAGAGCTCGACAGCACCAAAAATGCCATTTCCTCTCTGCTTGCATTTCCAGGTCTCAGTCCCGCGAAGCGGGCTAGACTCGAAATGGAGTACGCGGCGATGGCTGCGGCCGCtcaacagcagcatcagcaggctcagcagcaacaccaggcgcagcagcaactccaCGGGATGCTCGGAGCAGCCGGTATCCCGGGAATGGCTGGTCTGGTCGGTCTGCCTGGCATGAGTGGCAATCCCCTCGATCAGTTGACTGTAAGCAAGGCGAGTTCTTCAACGGCGCCCACAACCAGTACCAGTTCCTCCTCAGCAGGGAGCAACCTGCTCAACCAGAGCAATAGTGATCGCGTGGAGGTAATCAAACTGCCACCAACAATCACTTCAAACGGAGCCTATAATCTCTCAAGTAAGGGAAAAGAGGTGCACGACCTCACCACCGACATGGCCCCCACCTCTGGCGGTGTGAATCTCAGCCTAAAGTCCAATGCGAGCTCCAGCGCCTTGACGCCCAGCGGTGCTGTCGGCTCGGCCAGCAATCCCATTACCATCGATGACTTTGACGCACCACTTAATCTTTCCATGAAGCCCTCGGATAAGAGCAATAGTAGCTCGTCAAATGCAGCAGCAGGGGGCTCCTCCTCTTCCAGCGCAGCGTTGGTTAACTTGGCGAGCGATTATCAGGCAGCGTCTAGTGGTCAAAGCGGTAATAGTCTGCAGAGTTTGAGCTCTATTACAGCTGCTTTGGGTGGAACAGGAGGAATGCCTGGTGGTTCCATTTCCGGCAGCGGAGGAACctctccagctccagctggTGCCGGATCAGGAGCCACGGGCGGTGGTTCGGCATCGGGTGGATCCGGCGGTGGATCGTCCTCTTACAAAGAGGGAAGACCTCGTAACCTGGGACGCGGCGTATCCAAGCCTAAGAAAAATACAGTAGCTTCGCTGCTGGCTCAATCTCGAGCTGTGGGCCTTAAACCTATGCTGGCCACCCAACAACTTCTTCAACAGGGTGCTGATATT GAGAAAATTCGCCTGGCACTGAGCGAAGCCAATGCCCATATGGAAACTTCTACGGATTCCGAAAGCGTGGCGGCCGAAAGTGGTCTTTCGGAGTCTGAGAGTGAGGATGCCAACATCCTGAATGTAGCGGAGCTAAGAGTCCCACTGGAATTGGGCTGGAAGCGGGAGACGGTGATTCGTGGACTGACTAAGCAAGGTCAGATCCGTGGAGAGGTCACCTATTATGCACCAGGAAGCACGACGCCGCTAAAGAGCAACGGACAGGTTTTTGCT ATCCTGGAGCAGCAGCCATCGAATCTAAGTCGTGAAAACTTTAGTTTCTCCGCGCGAGCCATTGTTGGTTCATTCCTGCAACCCGCACCACCGCCGTACGCCAATGATGGCGAGTACATACGGATGACGGACGAGGACGTGGCCAAGCGGCTAGAGGATCTGAAGGTCTTCACCCGCCAGACACTTAACGTGGAACAGCGAATTGAGATCGCCAAGCAACAGCAGGCGATGCGTGATGCCAAGAAGCTGCAAAAGGAAGAATTGGCCAGAAATAAGGAGAAGGCACGGCAGGAGAAGAACTCCAAGTTGGAGCAGCAGCGCAAGGACAAGGAGCTCAAGAATCAGCAGGCTGTTGAG GAACTACAAAAACAGAAAGAGATGCTGTTGGCTGCCGAAATG GAACGAGAACGTCGCCGCCAACACATGAGCCTCATTCGAATGTTGGAGCTTCGTCGGAAATTCGAGGATCGTGAAAAGAAGAAACACCAGCTGGTGCTGGACCGTTTACTTCTGCGTGAGCGTCGTATGGCGGAGCGAAAGCGAGATGCGGAGATTCTGCAGTTGATAAGGCGTCCAAATGAGGACTCCGAAATGCCACAAGAATTGGTAATCCCTGAGCTGGATAGGATTGCCGGCAACAGACTTCCCGGTCAGGCAATGGCCGATTTGCTCATGGTCTTTGAATTCCTACATAACTTCGGGGAGACTCTGGGCTTTGACATGGAATCACTGCCGTCGCTTCAGAACCTGCACGATGCTTTAATGAGCGATAGCAACGCGGATGCGGAAGAGGAGTTGCTGTCGGTAATGACGCATCTATTGGTTTGTGCCATTGAGGATCCAGGTGTTCCCAATCCCGGCAGACACACCACTTTACTGGGACAATCGCTACGCAATGCGGACATCACCAACTCAAATGTATCCGAAATCTTGAGGATTTATCTGTATGCTACGGCCACAGGTGAAGTGCGTCAAATGCACGGAATCACCGTGGATCGTGAGCGAGAGAGAAGGGTGCCGGATCATCATCAACTAGATAGCGataccaccacccactcacacTCGGTAAAGAACCAGGAGTACTATAAGCTTCTGCATGAAAACGACACCTGGAAGTTGTCGCAATCGCTGAAAGATCGTCCCTTCGTTGCGTTGAATCCCACGCGGAAAGCCCAAATGTTGGCCCATCTTTGCAACGACCTGCTCATGAACAAGGCCGTGCTCCGCCAGATTGATGGAAGTCTGGAAACGTGCGCCCAGATGCGAAAGGAGAAATACATGACGGACATGAAGGTGCGCAAGTACAAGGCTCTCCACATGCGCAAGGCTCGAATCGAGGCCTATGAACGTGCACAGGCGGAGCGTGAGGCGGCTATGCAGGCGTTGATGGCACAGCAGAAGCTGGATGCAGAACGTCTTAAGGCGGAGGAGGAAGCCAAGGCTGCGGCggcagaggaagcagcagctgcagtggGCACAGATGGAGAGGCAACCAAAAGTGGCTCACCCAACGGCGAGAAGCCGGAAAATGACGATCAGAATGAGGAGGGAGTCGCCAAGGaaccccagcagcagcagcctaTGGAAGTGGATGGCGTGGTCGATGAGGAATCTCTTGTAAGTCCGGCCAAAACCATCATTCAAGCGGACAATAGTCTGACGCCCAGCAAACAGGACATGCCCACACCCACCTACCAAATTAATGGATCCAGCACACCAACCACAAGTGGTGTCACTGGAGGCGACATGAATGCTCTGCTGCAGGCCAAGAAAAGCGGGGCCCGAAACTCCATCAACGATGAACACCACCATGATGTTAGTATTATCGACGATGATCTTTCCGACTTGGATTCGGAGATCACGAATgtggaggaggacgaggacaATCGCTTGAGTGCCGATGAGTTGCAGAAGAAGCTCGACAAGATTGTCAGAGCTTCCCTGAACTGCAAGGAGGCACTGGAGAAGAGCACAAATCAGTTGAGAGCTGCGTGCTTCGGGCAGGATCGGTTCTGGCGTCGCTACTGGAAGTTGCCCAAGGCTGGAGGTATTTTCATTGAAGCACTTGAGTCGGCCCAAAATGATATTTGCGGTTATCATGAGGCATTGGAGGCCATGGATGACAAAAAGGATGCAAACGAAGAGAAAGAGAACTCCGAAAATGAGAAAGATGTTGCGGTGGAGTCCAGTGAGCAGCCAATGGAAGTGGATGAGTCTATTACAAAACTGGAAGATGGTGTACTAGCTCCGGACGTCGAGATGCCTGAAACTAATCAACAGAACGCACATCAAGATGAGGaagatgacgatgatgatgtgACAGAAATCAACAAGGTGGAACCGGAAATTGTTGATCTGggcgatgatgacgacgatgcAGCTCCCCCACTGCCCAAGATAGAACCTCCCAGGCCAGAGATCAAAGTTAAATCAGAAATGGAGCTGATGGGTCCACCACCCACGACTATGATATCCACTAAGACAGACTTTGAAGCTGAAATTAAAATACCCGCTATGCCGGGCATCTTGATGCCGCCTACcctcaacaacaacaacaccaataataacaataacaacaatggaAGCGACAACTGTGATAAGTTGGAAACTGGTTTGGGACTgggacagcagcagcagaacttTAGCCAGTCTGTGATCAAGACGGAGGATGTGAAAAAAGAGGATGACTGCATAATAGTTTCTACATCCAGTGTTGACGATACACCAAAGTGGTTCTCCATTGTCAGGCGGGAGGTTCCACTGATCAGCGAGCTGCCAGCGGAGGAGGGAGGCGTGGTGGGCCAGGAACTGCAGATCAGCTATGCAAATCAGAACTGCTCCGCCCAGCTACAGCTGCAAGGTCATCCGTGGGATCTGATCAACAACATGCAGTACTACTCGATTCCGATGGATGAATGCAAGGTGGACACCAGCAAGCTGGGCAACGAGTGCATTTTCTCGCTGAGTGGACTCGATGAAAAGCAAATGCTAGCCAAGGTGGAGGAGTACAAGGCCCACAAGGTGGAGTCAAAAAACGGTCTGGGCTCTCCTCATCGCCACCACGAGACTAAAGATGATGAGGAGCAGGCCAAGCTGAAGTTGGACAAGGAGATCGACAACGAAATGGAAACAGATGCAGATGAGCTGGCTGGCAAGGAAAAGTTTTTTCGCTTGCGCTCTGATGCACCCCCGGATACAGGAGGAGGGGCCAGCGAGGGAACCGATGTGAAGCCCAAGATTGAGCTTCGTTTGGATGAGGCGTTGTCACAGGCATATTACCACAACATAGCCAACATGTCCTTGAGCAGTGTTCAGACGTATATACCCATCGATATTCCTCTGCCGCTTTCCATGACCCCCGATGAGCATCGTCTGCTGGAGCAGGTTAAGCTGTCAGGTTTTCCGGAACGAGTTCACGGAGTTTACGTGCCTCGCAGGCAGCGCTACGGCTGGTGGCAGTTGGACGATGAACAGAAGCTGCGCCAGCTGCTCAAAACTCTTAATCCGTCTGGATTGAGGGAGCGTGAACTGCAGGAGAATCTTCAACGTTTCCTCGGACTAGAACAGCCATTGGGTGTGAATTATAAGCTGAAATCGGACATCGATTTTCCAGAGGAATTCCTAATGCCCGACAAGAAGGGCGATTGGAATCCCAAGGTGGCCAAACGTGTGGAGCTTGCCCTTATCGAACAACTCGAATCGTTGGAGGATAAGGTGGCCAGCGCTTCCATGCAATTAAAGAACTGGCAATTGCCCAACCGCGTGGAAAGTGAACTAACCTTGGACTCGCAGGAGGATGTCACCGAAGAGGATTTCGTCAGCATCATACCCATGATCCGAGAGAGAATCATCGACTTGGAGGCAAATATCGAAAGACGTTACTTGAAGCCGCCATTGGGCTCGCAGACAGGCGATGCCCATTTGGCGGTGATTGCCCAGAACCAGCATACCACCACCCAGACACAGAACTCCGCATCGGCAGCAGCATATCTCCTGcagatgcaacagcagcagcagcaacagcagttggcccaacaacagcagcaacagggtTCGGGCGCGGGAAATAGCATGAATCCCTCATCCTTCAACGAGCGTACTATGGCActggcggcggcagcagcaggtACGGGACCAGGAAACGCAACCGGTGGAGCCAACTCGGCAGTGGTGGCAGGAGCCACGCCATGCGAATCGGGCAGCGGAGAACCGAATTCCGGCAACGTGTCACCAGCCAGCAACTGCGACAGCGATCGGGACGAGAAGGTGGAGCAGATACCCAAGGGATTGGTGCAGTGGCGGGACGCAGTATCCCGATCGCACACCACCGCCCAGCTGGCAATGGCCCTGTACGTCCTGGAATCCTGCGTGGCCTGGGACAAGAGCATTATGAAAGCG tatgcaacaaaaaACAAGTCCAGCAAAAAGAAGAGCAGCGCCAAAAAGCAGTCAACTCCCTCgaagaaacagcagcagaagaaaaataaaaaggagcAGCAGTTGACCCCCAATGGAAAAGAGAGCAAGAGCGCAATTAATAAGCCAGAAAACAAGGCTCCGCTGAGCATCAAAATCAACCTTAAGGCTCTGGCCCAAAATGGGCAGTGTTtgctgaaaactaaaacaccCCCTATCCTAACCAAATCCCCAACCGCATCCCCATCCTCCCATCCAAACACTAGCGACTCCGACACGGACTTTGGCAAACGGACGAAGAAGAAGAGCGGCGGCAAACGCAGACGCTCGGCCAACAATACAAACTCTAGCAAATATTCCAATTCCTTACAGAATTGCCAGTTCTGCACGTCCGGCGAAAACGAGGACAAGTTGCTACTGTGCGACGGCTGTGACAAGGGCTATCACACCTATTGCTTCAAGCCCAAGATGGACAACATTCCCGATGGCGATTG GTACTGCTACGAGTGCGTGAACAAGGCCACCAATGAGCGCAAGTGCATCGTTTGCGGCGGTCATCGTCCCTCGCCAGTGGGCAAGATGATCTACTGCGACTTGTGTCCCCGTGCCTACCACGCCGATTGCTATATACCGCCGCTGCTAAAGGTACCGCGTGGCAAGTGGTACTGCCACGGCTGCATCTCCCGGGCGCCTCCGCCGAAGAAAAGAAGTGCAGGTGGAACGtccggcagcagcagcaaatctAGGAGGGACAGGGATAGGGAGTCGGGCGGTTCGGCCAAGCGGCGTAGCGACAACAGCAAGACGCCAGCTATGGAGcacatgcagcagcagcagatgccaCTGGCAGGCGGGGATtcccaccatcatcatcatcagcagccgCCGTCGCTGAACTCCTCGCACGATGAGTCGATGAATTCTCTGCCGGCGGCTCCTCTGAG TCCGGCGCACTCGGTGGTCTCGGCCACGACATACGATGACCAGCACCATGCAAACAACTCGGTCGATGGCAGCAGTCGCTTCCACGCGCATCTCATTCCCCCGTCAAATAATGGCACTGCGGCTCTTCTGGAAGACGTGCCGGGTGGCGCCAATGTGATGCCCGGCGGTTACCCAGTTTATACGCCAGTTGCGGCTGGCAACTTCTCAACCGGACTAATTAACCCAGCGCCGGTGCCGCCAGCGATGCCGTTTGCCAACGTGGTCGCCATGTCGCCACGGGCTGTCACGCCCACCCGCACGCGAACGCCCACACCGACGCCAGCACCCactccgccaccaccaccgccgacACCGCTGCTCATGCAGGCCTCGCCCACAGCCACCGCCCTCCATGTAAACGCCTGCCAGTCACCGCCCCAGCAACAGCACGCGCAGCTGATGACCATGCCCTCGCCACCAGCCATTGGAGTCGGAACGGCCACTAACCAAATGTCGCCACCGCCCATCAACATACATGCCATTCAGGAAGCCAAGGAGAAGCTGAAGCAGGAGAAGAAGGAGAAGCACGCCACCAAGAAGCTCATGAAGGAGCTGGCTGTCTGCAAGACGCTATTGGGGGAAATGGAG CTTCATGAGGACTCGTGGCCATTTCTTTTGCCAGTAAACACCAAGCAGTTTCCCACATATcgaaaaataatcaaaattccCATGGACTTGTCCACAATCAAAAAGAAATTGCAAGATTTGAG CTACAAAACCCGTGAGGACTTCTGCGTGGATGTGCGTCAGATCTTCGATAATTGCGAGATGTTTAACGAGGACGATTCGCCCGTTGGCAAGGCAGGCCACGGCATGCGCAAGTTCTTCGAGTCCCGCTGGGGTGAACTGACTGACAAGCACTCCTGA